The following proteins are co-located in the Telopea speciosissima isolate NSW1024214 ecotype Mountain lineage chromosome 9, Tspe_v1, whole genome shotgun sequence genome:
- the LOC122638593 gene encoding cysteine-rich repeat secretory protein 38-like, whose protein sequence is MHFLGLSPLHLLSLALLLQVVLGENSYLSHICSNTDNYTSNGTYETNLNNLMTSLSYSVSRSRGFGYVSVGKDPDRVYGLGLCRGDVSSADCKTCIAGAKTKILKSCSNEKEAIIWYDYCLLKYSNSDFFGKIDTKYKVYMYNTQNVSDPDSFNYKVRELLNEVATDAYDDHNSKMYATGELVIDGSEKLYGLAQCTRDLSRANCKECLDDAISDLPSCCDGKQGGRVLGGSCNIRYELYSFVNSN, encoded by the coding sequence atgcattttctAGGGTTGTCACCTCTCCATCTTCTATCCCtcgctcttcttcttcaagttgttcttggagaaaactcctaTCTCTCTCACATCTGCTCCAACACCGACAACTACACTTCCAATGGTACCTACGAGACCAACTTGAACAACTTGATGACTTCTCTATCCTATAGTGTTTCTCGCAGCCGAGGCTTCGGGTATGTCTCAGTTGGGAAAGATCCTGATCGAGTATACGGACTCGGTCTATGTCGAGGTGATGTCTCAAGCGCCGACTGTAAAACCTGTATTGCCGGTGCAAAGACCAAAATTCTCAAAAGCTGTTCTAATGAGAAAGAAGCCATCATTTGGTACGATTATTGTCTTTTAAAATActccaattctgatttctttggAAAGATTGATACCAAATACAAAGTCTACATGTATAACACACAGAACGTAAGTGATCCTGACTCCTTCAATTACAAAGTTAGAGAGTTGCTGAACGAGGTAGCGACTGATGCTTATGATGATCATAATTCAAAGATGTATGCTACTGGAGAACTAGTGATTGATGGTTCAGAGAAGCTCTATGGTTTGGCTCAGTGCACCAGGGATCTCTCTAGAGCTAACTGCAAGGAGTGCTTGGATGATGCAATAAGTGACCTTCCTAGTTGTTGTGATGGTAAACAAGGTGGAAGAGTTCTTGGTGGTAGTTGTAATATAAGATATGAGCTTTACTCCTTTGTAAATTCTAATTAG
- the LOC122638594 gene encoding cysteine-rich repeat secretory protein 38-like produces MGYLLGLPPLRLLSLALLLQVVLGENSYLSHICSNSDNFTSNGTYETNLNNLMTSLSYSVPRSRGFGYVSVGKDPDRVYGLGLCRGDVSSTDCKTCIVDAKTKILKSCSNEKEAIIWYDYCLLKYSNSDFFGKIDTKYKVYMYNTQNVSDPDSFNYKVRELLNEVATDAYDDHNSKLYATGELVIDGSEKLYGLAQCTRDLSRANCKECLDDAISDLPSCCDGKQGGRVLGGSCNIRYELYSFVNSN; encoded by the coding sequence ATGGGTTATCTGCTAGGGTTACCACCTCTCCGTCTTCTATCCCtcgctcttcttcttcaagttgttcttggagaaaactcctaTCTCTCTCACATCTGCTCCAACTCCGACAACTTCACTTCCAATGGTACCTACGAGACCAACTTGAACAACTTGATGACTTCTCTATCCTATAGTGTTCCTCGCAGCCGAGGCTTCGGGTATGTCTCAGTTGGGAAAGATCCTGATCGAGTATACGGGCTCGGTCTATGTCGAGGTGATGTCTCAAGCACCGATTGTAAAACCTGTATTGTCGATGCAAAGACCAAAATTCTCAAAAGCTGTTCTAATGAGAAAGAAGCCATTATTTGGTACGATTATTGTCTTTTGAAATActccaattctgatttctttggAAAGATTGATACCAAATACAAAGTCTACATGTATAACACACAGAACGTAAGTGATCCAGACTCATTCAATTACAAAGTTAGAGAGTTGCTGAACGAGGTAGCGACTGATGCTTATGATGATCATAATTCAAAGCTGTATGCTACTGGAGAACTAGTGATTGATGGTTCAGAGAAGCTCTATGGTTTGGCTCAGTGCACTAGAGATCTCTCTAGAGCTAACTGCAAGGAGTGCTTGGATGATGCAATAAGCGACCTTCCTAGTTGTTGTGATGGTAAACAAGGTGGAAGAGTTCTTGGTGGTAGTTGTAATATAAGATATGAGCTTTACTCCTTTGTAAATTCTAATTAG
- the LOC122638595 gene encoding cysteine-rich repeat secretory protein 38-like — translation MHNPQRLSPLHLLSLALLLQVVLGENSCLSHICSKSDNYTSNGTYETNLNNLMTSLSYSVPRSRGFRYVSVGKDPDRVYGLGLCRGDVSSADCKTCIADAKTKILKSCSNEKEAIIWYDYCLLKCSNSDFFGKIDTKYKVYMYNTHNVSDPSSFNYKVRELLNEVATDAYDDHNSKMYATGELVIDGSEKLYGLAQCTRDLSRANCKECLDDAISDLPSCCDGKQGGRILGGSCNIRYELYSFVNSN, via the exons ATGCAT AATCCTCAAA GGTTATCACCTCTCCATCTTCTATCCCtcgctcttcttcttcaagttgtTCTTGGAGAAAACTCCTGTCTCTCTCATATCTGCTCCAAGTCCGACAACTACACTTCCAATGGTACCTACGAGACCAACTTGAACAACTTGATGACTTCTCTATCCTATAGTGTTCCTCGCAGCCGAGGCTTCAGGTATGTCTCAGTTGGCAAAGATCCTGATCGAGTTTACGGACTCGGTCTATGTCGAGGTGATGTCTCAAGCGCCGATTGTAAAACCTGTATTGCCGATGCAAAGACCAAAATTCTCAAAAGCTGTTCTAATGAGAAAGAAGCCATCATTTGGTACGATTATTGTCTTTTGAAATGctccaattctgatttctttggAAAAATTGATACCAAATACAAAGTCTACATGTATAACACACACAACGTAAGTGATCCTAGCTCCTTCAATTACAAAGTTAGAGAGTTGCTGAACGAGGTGGCGACTGATGCTTATGATGATCATAATTCAAAGATGTATGCTACTGGAGAACTAGTGATTGATGGTTCAGAGAAGCTCTATGGTTTGGCTCAGTGCACTAGAGATCTCTCTAGAGCTAACTGCAAGGAGTGCTTGGATGATGCAATAAGTGACCTTCCTAGTTGTTGTGATGGTAAACAAGGTGGAAGAATTCTTGGTGGTAGTTGTAATATAAGATATGAGCTTTACTCCTTTGTAAACTctaattaa
- the LOC122638596 gene encoding cysteine-rich repeat secretory protein 38-like, whose protein sequence is MAAQPQVAKDPNRIWILYSQNPQRLSPLHLLSLALLLQVVLGENSYLSHICSNTDNYTSNGTYETNLNNLMTSLSYSVPRSRGFGYVSVGKDPDRVYGLGLCRGDVSSADCKTCIADAKTQILKSCSNEKEAIIWYDYCLLKYSNSDFFGKIDTKYKVYMYNTQNVSDPASFNYKVRELLNEVATDAYDDHNSKMYATGELVIDGSEKLYGLAQCTRDLSRANCKECLDDAISDLPSCCDGKQGGRVLGGSCNIRYELYSFVNSN, encoded by the exons ATGGCTGCTCAACCCCAGGTcgcaaaggatccaaatcggatttggatcctctacagCCAG AATCCTCAAA GGTTATCACCTCTCCATCTTCTATCCCtcgctcttcttcttcaagttgttcttggagaaaactcctaTCTCTCTCACATCTGCTCCAACACCGACAACTACACTTCCAATGGTACCTACGAGACCAACTTGAACAACTTGATGACTTCTCTATCCTATAGTGTTCCTCGCAGCCGAGGCTTCGGGTATGTCTCAGTTGGGAAAGATCCTGATCGAGTATACGGACTCGGTCTATGTCGAGGTGATGTCTCAAGCGCCGACTGTAAAACCTGTATTGCCGATGCAAAGACCCAAATTCTCAAAAGCTGTTCTAATGAGAAAGAAGCCATTATTTGGTACGATTATTGTCTTTTAAAATActccaattctgatttctttggAAAGATTGATACCAAATACAAAGTCTACATGTATAACACACAGAACGTAAGTGATCCAGCCTCATTCAATTACAAAGTTAGAGAGTTGCTAAACGAGGTAGCGACTGATGCTTATGATGATCATAATTCAAAGATGTATGCTACTGGAGAACTAGTGATTGATGGTTCAGAGAAGCTCTATGGTTTGGCTCAGTGCACCAGGGATCTCTCTAGAGCTAACTGCAAGGAGTGCTTGGATGATGCAATAAGTGACCTTCCTAGTTGTTGTGATGGTAAACAAGGTGGAAGAGTTCTTGGTGGTAGTTGTAATATAAGATATGAGCTTTACTCCTTTGTAAATTCTAATTAG